The Chryseobacterium aureum genome contains a region encoding:
- a CDS encoding NAD(P)H-dependent oxidoreductase, whose protein sequence is MKTLVIVTHPDIEKSVINKKWISELKKYPEKYTVHQLYEAYPDGKINVAEEQKLMESHDTIVFQFPFYWFSSPPLLKQWLDEVVLYGWAYGSNSGFKLAGKKMSLAVTAGIDEDGYSKSGEYKYTMKELFRPYELTFDYIKADYKEPFVYYGIERDSSDEWINRSVPMYLEFLDSL, encoded by the coding sequence ATGAAGACCTTAGTAATTGTAACGCACCCGGATATTGAAAAATCTGTGATCAATAAAAAATGGATCAGCGAATTAAAAAAGTATCCTGAAAAATATACCGTTCATCAACTGTACGAGGCTTATCCTGATGGGAAAATCAATGTAGCAGAAGAACAGAAACTGATGGAATCTCACGATACAATTGTATTTCAGTTTCCTTTCTACTGGTTCAGCAGCCCGCCGCTTTTAAAACAATGGCTGGATGAGGTGGTTTTATATGGTTGGGCATATGGAAGCAACAGCGGATTCAAGCTGGCCGGAAAGAAAATGTCTTTGGCGGTAACCGCAGGAATAGATGAAGATGGATACAGCAAATCCGGGGAATATAAATACACCATGAAAGAGCTTTTCAGGCCTTATGAACTGACTTTTGATTATATAAAGGCAGATTATAAAGAACCCTTCGTCTATTACGGGATTGAAAGAGATTCTTCCGACGAGTGGATTAACAGAAGTGTCCCGATGTATCTGGAGTTTTTGGATAGCTTATAG